The following are encoded in a window of Drosophila simulans strain w501 chromosome 3L, Prin_Dsim_3.1, whole genome shotgun sequence genomic DNA:
- the LOC6737515 gene encoding protein TSSC4, whose protein sequence is MQEFSAKRDALFACLDDASKELRGTALDQSKAKAFSINALDRGNKSGNGSGQVMNYRQGRSIDTGLDAEDGRLRRMRGKESIFKKPELPIGRCLKPRKTPDYQVNPHKWKKYSLSDVDISEQSNSAAALSFLRQMDAQREAEGVDSESHPADGKIEFKRTSKLSRKLKSLKQQEVEDVELDKPQLRGSKLVMPEYVIGQKPQKQKKSKTKSDQSRAAGKLQLSHLAEEDEQDE, encoded by the exons ATGCAGGAATTTTCGGCCAAACGAGACGCTCTATTCGCATGTCTCGACGATGCGAGCAAAGAGTTGCGGGGAACTGCCTTGGATCAGAGCAAGGCCAAGGCGTTTTCCATCAACGCCCTCGATCGAGGAAACAAATCCGGAAACGGATCCGGACAGGTGATGAACTACCGCCAGGGTCGCAGCATTGACACTGGCCTCGATGCGGAGGATGGCAGACTGCGACGGATGCGCGGCAAGGAGAGCATTTTCAAGAAGCCCGAACTTCCCATTGGACGCTGTTTGAAGCCAAGAAAAACGCCAGATTACCAG GTAAACCCGCACAAATGGAAGAAGTACTCCCTGTCCGATGTGGACATTTCCGAGCAGAGCAACTCCGCCGCCGCCTTGTCCTTTCTGCGGCAAATGGATGCACAGCGCGAGGCTGAGGGCGTAGACAGCGAATCTCACCCTGCAGATGGCAAGATCGAGTTCAAGAGGACCAGCAAACTTAGCCGCAAGCTCAAGAGCCTCAAACagcaggaggtggaggatgTGGAGCTGGATAAGCCGCAGTTAAGAGGTTCCAAGCTGGTGATGCCGGAGTATGtaattggccaaaagccgcagaaacaaaagaaatccaaaaccaaatcGGACCAGAGCCGTGCAGCGGGAAAACTACAACTGTCCCACTtggcggaggaggatgagCAGGATGAGTAG
- the LOC6737516 gene encoding small integral membrane protein 13, with protein sequence MSLQTGLAFIFTILASVSIVAAIILLGWFLIWKAFLSKFRLVRELLGQEEPEDQQHLAWDHQNQQPHQHGRARKARRD encoded by the exons ATGTCCCTGCAAACGGGCTTGGCTTTCATTTTCACCATATTAGCCTCTGTTAGTATCGTCGCAGCAATTATTTTGTTGG GCTGGTTCCTCATCTGGAAGGCATTTCTATCGAAATTTCGTCTGGTTCGCGAGCTGTTGGGTCAGGAGGAGCCGGAGGATCAGCAACACCTTGCTTGGGATCACCAGAATCAACAGCCACACCAGCACGGCAGAGCCAGGAAAGCTCGCCGAGACTAG
- the LOC6737517 gene encoding N-alpha-acetyltransferase daf-31, translating into MNIRCAKPEDLMTMQHCNLLCLPENYQMKYYFYHGLTWPQLSYVAVDDKGAIVGYVLAKMEEPEPNEESRHGHITSLAVKRSYRRLGLAQKLMNQASQAMVECFNAQYVSLHVRKSNRAALNLYTNALKFKIIEVEPKYYADGEDAYAMRRDLSEFADEDQAKAAKQSGEEEEKAVHRSGGHGHSHNHSGHDGHCC; encoded by the coding sequence ATGAACATACGCTGCGCAAAACCGGAAGACCTAATGACCATGCAGCACTGCAATCTGCTGTGCCTACCCGAAAACTACCAGATGAAATACTACTTTTACCACGGACTAACCTGGCCGCAGCTTAGCTACGTGGCCGTCGACGACAAGGGCGCCATTGTGGGCTATGTCCTGGCCAAGATGGAGGAGCCGGAGCCCAATGAGGAGAGCCGCCATGGGCACATCACCTCGCTAGCGGTCAAGCGTTCCTATCGGCGATTGGGCCTGGCCCAGAAGCTCATGAATCAGGCCTCCCAGGCCATGGTCGAGTGCTTCAATGCCCAGTACGTGTCCCTGCACGTGAGGAAGAGCAATCGGGCTGCCCTGAACCTCTACACCAACGCCCTCAAGTTCAAGATCATCGAGGTGGAGCCCAAGTACTATGCCGATGGCGAGGATGCTTATGCCATGCGACGCGACCTCAGCGAGTTTGCCGACGAGGATCAAGCCAAGGCTGCCAAGCAGTcgggcgaggaggaggagaaggcgGTCCACAGATCCGGCGGGCACGGCCACTCGCACAACCACAGCGGTCACGATGGCCATTGTTGCTGA